A stretch of the Duncaniella dubosii genome encodes the following:
- a CDS encoding helix-turn-helix transcriptional regulator: protein MKTTNDFFIPDNEVKLPEELDYSRVDEYLRSAEAFSRSTYQSVYIIDYFKQNFLYVSPNPMFLCGLTPEQMMNLGYRFYLEYVPEDEQQFLIDLNEAGFSFHNTIPVKERKDWYISYDFNILNGGKKILVNHKLTPLVLTSDGRIWLALCVVSASTHTSPGHIEMHRVGTPDYVEYNRNTRRWDKRQMPTLTDGEKAVLTLSIQGYTMSEIADRICLSPDTIKKYRQRIFEKLDVRNISEAIVAATNNKLL, encoded by the coding sequence ATGAAAACGACAAACGATTTCTTCATACCTGATAATGAAGTCAAGCTCCCGGAGGAACTTGATTACAGCCGGGTGGATGAATATCTCCGCTCGGCAGAGGCGTTTTCTCGCTCCACATATCAGAGCGTCTATATCATCGACTATTTCAAGCAGAATTTCCTGTATGTGTCGCCTAATCCGATGTTCCTGTGCGGTTTGACACCCGAGCAGATGATGAATCTTGGCTATCGTTTCTATCTGGAATACGTGCCAGAAGATGAACAGCAGTTTTTGATTGATCTGAATGAAGCAGGATTTTCATTTCATAATACAATTCCGGTCAAAGAGCGCAAGGACTGGTATATCTCATACGACTTTAACATACTTAACGGAGGCAAGAAGATTCTCGTTAATCATAAACTCACTCCTCTTGTATTGACTTCCGACGGTCGTATATGGCTTGCGCTCTGCGTGGTATCGGCATCTACCCACACATCGCCCGGTCATATTGAAATGCACCGTGTCGGCACACCGGATTATGTTGAATACAACCGAAACACACGCCGATGGGATAAGCGGCAAATGCCGACCCTTACCGACGGGGAAAAGGCGGTGCTCACTTTGTCGATTCAGGGCTACACCATGTCAGAGATTGCCGACAGAATATGCCTGTCGCCAGACACCATCAAGAAATACCGCCAGCGCATATTTGAGAAACTTGATGTGCGCAATATCTCCGAAGCCATTGTTGCAGCTACAAATAACAAGCTACTCTAA
- a CDS encoding helix-turn-helix transcriptional regulator, which produces MKTAFEDYNKIVDSIPASIHKEVEMEMAVSNRIYELMQEKGLSKAEFARSIGKRPCEVTKWLSGQHNFTLATLAMLSSFFGQPIISVQ; this is translated from the coding sequence ATGAAGACTGCATTTGAAGACTATAACAAAATCGTGGACTCCATACCAGCATCTATTCATAAGGAAGTAGAGATGGAGATGGCTGTTTCCAATAGAATCTATGAGCTTATGCAAGAGAAAGGTCTGTCGAAAGCTGAGTTTGCCAGATCCATAGGAAAACGCCCTTGCGAAGTTACCAAGTGGCTTAGCGGCCAGCACAATTTCACTCTTGCTACCCTTGCCATGCTGTCCTCCTTCTTCGGACAGCCGATTATATCAGTTCAATAA
- a CDS encoding site-specific integrase translates to MDKYKHRVSFRLEKRKDKNGNFPEEMPINADITFGGKRIWYYSGYRIAPAKWDEKAQKVKRNNFNSDDVSASDINQRLIKIASAVDDAFAQLELREEEATPATVRDEVKKILDEERCTRLTVCQTYDILIDEREKEIKETPATAQWSKGTLTKHKTMRKHLSGFRATLYFEDINDELLAKFELYLIGKRLSNSYVFKSMKDIKTFLNWATKKGYNRNIKYQSYQQRFHDETTSDTAVNHFALTPEELQSIMTFPTHRQAIDRARDVFVFCCFTGLRFSEVMALKRSNMDGDILDTTAQKTRQRKRIPLAEDAMRILSKYPAAPDEDDPRIFPKISNQKFNSHLKEVGKLAGMTGDWIIETQNGRSRTRTTVKKYEALASHCARRTFTTLCLRKGMSPEDIRAVTGHTTANMMMKYVKFDDESKREKMNLLNNSHSHGVETVFDHAITDDERIRLGIPTREAYLEMFEGDTASVNAHLAVLAHIRGNLDDRANYIKRLPTDKLNEVLEIIMKL, encoded by the coding sequence ATGGATAAATACAAGCATCGCGTCAGCTTCCGATTGGAGAAGCGTAAAGATAAAAATGGAAACTTCCCGGAGGAAATGCCGATAAATGCCGACATTACTTTTGGCGGCAAGCGTATATGGTATTACTCCGGGTATCGGATTGCCCCGGCAAAATGGGATGAAAAGGCTCAAAAAGTGAAGCGCAACAACTTCAACAGTGATGATGTGTCTGCCTCAGACATTAATCAACGGCTGATTAAGATTGCGTCTGCCGTTGACGATGCTTTTGCTCAATTAGAGCTGAGAGAGGAAGAGGCTACTCCGGCCACAGTCAGAGATGAAGTAAAAAAGATACTCGATGAAGAGAGGTGCACCCGACTGACAGTATGCCAGACTTATGATATTCTTATTGATGAAAGGGAAAAAGAAATAAAAGAGACTCCTGCCACCGCTCAATGGTCAAAAGGTACGCTGACAAAGCATAAGACCATGCGGAAGCATCTGTCGGGTTTTCGAGCCACATTATATTTTGAAGACATCAACGATGAACTGCTTGCAAAGTTTGAGCTGTACCTAATCGGCAAGAGGCTCTCCAACAGCTATGTGTTCAAGTCCATGAAGGATATCAAGACTTTCCTTAACTGGGCCACTAAAAAGGGCTATAACCGCAATATCAAATACCAAAGCTATCAGCAACGTTTCCATGATGAGACAACTTCCGATACAGCAGTAAATCATTTCGCTCTTACTCCGGAGGAATTACAGTCCATTATGACTTTTCCTACCCATAGGCAAGCTATTGATCGGGCAAGGGATGTGTTTGTGTTCTGCTGTTTCACAGGGCTAAGGTTCTCGGAAGTTATGGCCTTAAAAAGGTCAAACATGGATGGGGATATACTTGATACGACAGCGCAGAAGACCAGACAACGAAAAAGAATTCCCCTTGCAGAAGACGCCATGCGTATTTTATCAAAATACCCAGCCGCACCTGATGAGGACGATCCGAGAATATTTCCCAAAATATCAAATCAAAAATTCAATTCACATCTAAAAGAAGTCGGGAAACTTGCCGGAATGACAGGCGATTGGATTATAGAAACACAAAACGGACGCTCTCGGACACGAACCACTGTAAAGAAATATGAGGCACTGGCCTCTCACTGCGCCCGAAGAACCTTTACAACCCTTTGTCTCCGTAAAGGAATGTCACCGGAGGATATTCGCGCAGTCACAGGGCATACTACGGCCAACATGATGATGAAATACGTCAAATTTGACGACGAAAGCAAGAGGGAAAAGATGAATCTTCTCAACAACAGCCATAGTCACGGTGTTGAAACCGTCTTTGACCATGCCATTACCGATGATGAAAGAATTCGTCTTGGCATACCGACGCGTGAAGCTTATCTTGAAATGTTCGAAGGCGATACTGCCTCCGTCAATGCTCACCTCGCAGTCCTCGCTCATATCCGTGGCAACCTCGATGACCGCGCCAACTACATCAAGCGTCTTCCCACAGATAAACTCAACGAAGTCCTTGAAATCATAATGAAACTATAA
- a CDS encoding site-specific integrase, giving the protein MKSTFNICFYAKKDKQKANGAYPLFARITVDGVASRFNTKLDVLPSIWDGKMGKATGRTSEASRINRMLDDINASLNTIYHEMQRRDNYVTAEKVKNEFLGHSESHETILTLFQKHNDDVKQLVGISKTIATYRKYEVTRRHLAEFIQSKYNVSDISIKEITPMFITDFELYLRTACKCGYNTTAKFMQFFKRIIIIARNNGILVNDPFANYKIRLEKVDRGYLTEDEITIILKKKMVSERLEHVRDLFIFACFTGLAYIDVAGLTQDNIRKSFDGNLWIMTKRQKTNTDVNVPLLDIPKMILKKYKGKLPNGKILPIISNQKLNAYLKEIADVCGIKKNLTFHLARHTFATTTTLSKGVPIETVSKMLGHTNIETTQIYARITNSKIGSDMQGLDKKFVGIEKIYKEVAM; this is encoded by the coding sequence ATGAAATCGACATTCAACATTTGCTTTTACGCAAAGAAAGACAAGCAGAAAGCCAACGGTGCGTACCCCCTTTTCGCCCGTATTACAGTGGACGGCGTGGCGAGCCGTTTTAACACTAAACTGGACGTGCTGCCCTCTATTTGGGACGGTAAAATGGGCAAGGCTACCGGACGTACTTCGGAAGCCAGCCGCATAAACCGTATGCTGGATGATATAAACGCATCACTGAATACCATTTACCACGAAATGCAGCGGCGTGACAACTACGTGACCGCCGAGAAAGTGAAGAACGAGTTTTTAGGTCATAGTGAGAGCCACGAAACAATCCTTACCCTGTTCCAAAAGCACAATGACGATGTAAAGCAGTTGGTCGGCATATCCAAGACGATAGCGACCTACCGTAAGTATGAAGTCACCCGCCGCCACCTTGCCGAGTTCATTCAAAGCAAGTACAACGTATCGGACATATCCATTAAGGAGATTACCCCGATGTTCATTACCGATTTTGAGTTATACTTGCGTACCGCTTGCAAGTGCGGTTACAACACCACCGCCAAGTTCATGCAGTTCTTCAAGCGCATTATCATCATTGCCCGCAACAATGGCATACTGGTGAACGACCCGTTCGCCAATTATAAAATCCGGCTGGAAAAAGTGGACAGAGGTTATCTGACAGAGGACGAGATAACAATCATCCTTAAAAAGAAAATGGTTTCCGAACGGCTGGAACACGTCAGGGACTTGTTCATCTTTGCCTGCTTCACCGGGCTTGCCTATATAGATGTAGCCGGGCTTACGCAAGATAATATCCGCAAATCCTTTGACGGCAACCTTTGGATAATGACAAAGCGGCAAAAGACGAATACGGACGTTAATGTTCCCCTGTTGGATATTCCCAAGATGATTTTGAAGAAGTACAAGGGCAAGTTACCGAATGGCAAGATACTTCCCATAATCAGCAATCAGAAGCTAAATGCCTACTTGAAAGAGATTGCCGATGTATGCGGAATTAAAAAGAACCTGACATTCCACCTTGCCCGCCACACGTTCGCAACGACTACCACACTATCAAAGGGCGTACCCATTGAAACGGTTTCCAAGATGCTGGGACACACCAATATCGAAACGACACAAATTTATGCCCGCATCACTAACAGCAAGATAGGCAGCGATATGCAGGGGCTTGACAAGAAGTTTGTCGGCATCGAGAAAATTTACAAGGAAGTCGCCATGTAA
- a CDS encoding ORF6N domain-containing protein, which produces MDLQIIQNKIFEVRGCRVMLDYHLAELYQVETRALKQAVKRNIERFPSDFMFVLTKEEANLLLSIGVSQNVIPPDYNFGVAMPMAFTEQGVAMLSSVLRSKIAIEVNISIMRAFVLMRQMVIGYEELLRRIEELEVSTDAQFNELYQALTQLLSQSKQQKERRPVGFVT; this is translated from the coding sequence ATGGACTTACAGATTATCCAAAACAAAATTTTTGAAGTCAGAGGTTGCCGAGTGATGCTCGATTATCATTTGGCAGAACTCTACCAAGTGGAAACACGAGCCTTGAAGCAGGCGGTCAAGCGCAATATCGAGCGTTTTCCCAGTGATTTTATGTTTGTTCTTACCAAAGAGGAAGCTAACTTATTGTTGTCCATAGGGGTATCACAAAATGTGATACCTCCTGATTATAACTTCGGTGTAGCCATGCCTATGGCTTTCACCGAACAGGGCGTAGCCATGCTTTCTTCGGTTCTCCGTTCCAAAATAGCCATAGAGGTGAACATTTCAATCATGCGGGCTTTTGTCCTCATGCGCCAAATGGTAATCGGCTACGAGGAACTGTTAAGGCGCATCGAGGAACTGGAGGTAAGCACCGATGCACAGTTCAACGAGCTATATCAAGCCCTTACCCAACTTCTAAGCCAGTCGAAGCAACAGAAAGAACGCCGTCCGGTAGGTTTCGTTACCTAG
- the tnpC gene encoding IS66 family transposase — MKKNELIEFLQRQIEFLQGRLDEALASVSSLTLSNEKLQSTNEKLVATVDELRKQMASMEEAMKGKSAELSKEKAARQAVQRLQGSPSERQKKPVTTPATSETRQQKPEKKRTNNGAKRKTHPECEVETIIVEPDSPDFNPEAATFIGECDVVRYVMEPMRFKKIIYKVRKYVQDEKIYKGSAPATPLLNSQYTSSFIAGLAELRYLHCMPLENAVEYFRAHGFDLDKGTAQKLVSKVRVHLENLYKALGQAIVADNYICGDETYQKVRLQVATPSGRKIKKGYIWVFVGMTTGLVYFFYDDGSRSAEVFEQHIKGFNGAFQCDYYSGYRHIGIGGMSGIKRLPCLQHIKRKFLDLKDNPKAQEIAKLFGLLYHFEHQHRIGKDGWTAGKHLEWRQRYSKVMLEKIRMRLTAVKDRIGVPPDDPLLAATEHALKQWDEIPRIFASPTYRLDNNEVERINRYISLTRRRLTIGSHSGAEAAALYHSLAITCHRCGVNVFDYFCDIIDRCAAWPPNTPIEKYRDLLPDRWKLSQK; from the coding sequence ATGAAAAAGAACGAGTTGATAGAGTTTCTGCAACGTCAGATCGAGTTCCTTCAAGGGCGGCTCGACGAGGCGTTGGCCTCTGTCAGCTCGCTTACTTTATCCAATGAAAAGCTGCAGTCGACCAACGAGAAGCTTGTGGCGACTGTAGATGAACTGCGCAAGCAAATGGCCTCAATGGAGGAGGCTATGAAAGGCAAAAGTGCGGAACTGAGCAAAGAGAAAGCCGCGCGTCAGGCAGTGCAGCGTCTGCAGGGCTCGCCGTCGGAGCGTCAGAAGAAACCGGTGACGACTCCTGCCACATCCGAAACTCGACAGCAGAAGCCAGAGAAGAAACGTACCAACAACGGCGCCAAAAGGAAGACGCATCCGGAGTGTGAGGTGGAGACCATTATAGTGGAGCCTGACAGTCCGGACTTCAATCCCGAGGCGGCGACGTTTATCGGCGAGTGCGATGTCGTGCGCTACGTCATGGAGCCGATGCGCTTCAAAAAAATTATCTACAAGGTCAGAAAATACGTGCAGGACGAGAAAATATACAAAGGTTCCGCACCCGCCACACCGCTGCTTAACTCGCAGTATACATCTTCCTTCATAGCCGGACTCGCCGAGCTACGCTATCTCCACTGCATGCCACTTGAAAATGCTGTCGAATACTTCCGTGCCCACGGCTTCGACCTTGACAAAGGCACCGCACAGAAGCTCGTAAGTAAGGTAAGGGTACATCTGGAAAATCTATACAAGGCGCTGGGTCAGGCAATAGTCGCGGACAATTATATCTGCGGTGACGAGACCTATCAGAAAGTGCGGCTGCAGGTGGCAACTCCTTCGGGAAGAAAGATCAAGAAAGGCTACATATGGGTGTTCGTCGGCATGACAACCGGGCTTGTGTACTTCTTCTATGACGACGGCTCCCGCTCGGCCGAAGTCTTCGAGCAACACATAAAAGGCTTCAACGGAGCCTTCCAGTGCGACTATTACTCGGGATACCGGCATATCGGAATCGGTGGGATGAGCGGGATAAAACGCTTGCCATGCCTGCAGCACATCAAGCGAAAGTTTCTCGATCTGAAAGACAATCCAAAGGCGCAGGAAATAGCAAAGCTCTTCGGACTCCTTTACCACTTCGAGCATCAGCACCGCATAGGCAAAGACGGATGGACGGCGGGAAAGCACCTTGAGTGGAGACAACGATACTCCAAGGTGATGCTCGAGAAAATCCGCATGAGACTGACAGCAGTCAAAGACCGCATCGGCGTGCCACCCGACGACCCGCTGCTCGCCGCCACCGAACATGCACTCAAACAATGGGACGAGATACCACGCATCTTTGCCTCACCCACCTACAGACTCGACAACAACGAAGTCGAGCGAATCAACCGCTACATATCCCTGACCCGTCGCCGACTTACAATCGGCTCCCACTCCGGAGCCGAAGCCGCCGCCCTGTACCACTCTCTTGCGATCACCTGCCACCGCTGCGGAGTCAACGTCTTCGACTACTTCTGCGACATAATCGACCGATGTGCCGCATGGCCGCCAAACACCCCGATCGAAAAATACCGCGACCTGCTTCCCGACCGCTGGAAACTCTCACAAAAATAG
- the tnpB gene encoding IS66 family insertion sequence element accessory protein TnpB (TnpB, as the term is used for proteins encoded by IS66 family insertion elements, is considered an accessory protein, since TnpC, encoded by a neighboring gene, is a DDE family transposase.): MWSLEADMRLWVCRQPVSMRYGIRGLAQMVWSWKGHSPASGDVYVFFSKDRKTMKALKWDGDGFLMYTKRLSRGRFREVLKKGDDGVRRLQWDDFYMLMRGLTPVKVMVENRFRMAVK; the protein is encoded by the coding sequence ATGTGGAGTCTTGAGGCGGATATGCGGCTCTGGGTATGCCGGCAGCCGGTATCGATGCGCTACGGCATCCGGGGTCTGGCCCAGATGGTGTGGTCGTGGAAGGGGCATTCTCCGGCATCGGGCGATGTGTATGTGTTTTTCTCAAAGGACCGCAAGACCATGAAGGCGTTGAAATGGGATGGCGACGGATTTTTGATGTACACAAAAAGACTGTCGCGAGGCCGTTTCCGGGAGGTGCTCAAAAAGGGCGATGACGGCGTGCGCAGGCTCCAATGGGACGATTTCTATATGCTGATGAGGGGCCTCACGCCTGTGAAGGTGATGGTCGAAAATCGCTTCAGAATGGCCGTAAAATAA
- a CDS encoding TonB-dependent receptor translates to MRPIFIFIITLFCALCAFAQTETPDSVKALELNEVVVEAQMQRTSSNVTTYYPDRNSKRTAQNAIDLLSSMAIPQINVNPIGGTVTTPSGDEVSIYIDMEPATQEEKDALRPEDVKKVEYFVFPTDPRFNHAKYVINITLKHYNYGGYAKVSGTGNIMAGSGSGVAYAKMSYKRMTYDISVNDKYTDRHHTGNEQTQVFRFPDNNGEINEITRSNLLEGSRFQQNQFGASFRAKYTSDKAVISNSFFFTALNTPNSSYNGKLVFSSDAFSNSDYTNSLNSTYLYPRWRGNYYFDLGKGFKLNAIPSFFYQHTESDRRYASDNTDIRTDATEDAVTGELQIQLNKSFDRYHTLDVNILGIYYNNRVKYTGNTVATPEFNQFAYGGIVGYTFAKDCLYSQLSVGFAGESNKISGVRTNSLIPLVNLNSQYAFNQKNQISLSAMLNIRPVEASEKTPDIIQENELLYKTGNLHLKNVKVSKVTLDYTWLPNNKFSLSAFTGWSRDFNRIVPVFTPDGPDGLMIRTLENDGYYQNFYFGTSLTAKLLNRSLVLRATPQMWFEKISGIYADTNSYLSLSLNATYYIGKFYVSAYYSPAFRELVSQSLTATSVKRKTSYQLKVGWSNGSWNFTAAAVNIFRRNWISETSRLESKWFDQYTTEYGASSHQFVSLTASYIFGFGKKVRRGDEVQTMGAGNSAIMK, encoded by the coding sequence ATGAGACCAATATTCATTTTCATTATCACTCTGTTCTGTGCTTTGTGTGCATTTGCACAGACAGAAACTCCTGACAGCGTGAAGGCACTGGAACTTAACGAAGTTGTGGTTGAGGCTCAGATGCAGCGTACCTCTTCCAATGTCACTACCTATTATCCTGACAGGAACAGCAAGCGTACTGCACAGAATGCAATAGATCTTCTTAGCAGTATGGCTATACCTCAGATAAACGTAAATCCGATTGGAGGCACAGTGACGACACCAAGCGGTGACGAAGTGTCAATTTATATTGACATGGAGCCGGCTACGCAAGAGGAAAAAGATGCTTTACGCCCGGAGGACGTCAAAAAAGTGGAATATTTTGTTTTTCCAACCGATCCGCGTTTCAACCATGCCAAATATGTGATAAACATCACATTGAAGCATTATAATTACGGAGGATATGCCAAGGTATCCGGTACCGGCAACATAATGGCAGGTTCCGGCAGTGGCGTTGCTTACGCAAAGATGTCATACAAGCGCATGACATACGACATAAGCGTGAACGATAAATACACCGACCGTCATCACACGGGGAATGAGCAAACACAGGTGTTCCGATTTCCCGATAATAATGGCGAAATCAATGAAATAACCCGCAGTAATCTACTTGAAGGCAGCCGCTTTCAGCAAAATCAATTCGGAGCCTCGTTCCGAGCCAAATACACATCTGACAAGGCTGTAATCTCCAACAGTTTCTTTTTCACTGCACTAAACACCCCCAACAGTTCTTATAACGGTAAACTGGTGTTTTCTTCAGATGCGTTTAGCAACAGCGACTACACAAACTCGTTAAACTCGACATATCTCTATCCTCGGTGGAGAGGTAATTATTACTTTGACTTAGGCAAAGGATTCAAGCTAAATGCCATACCTTCATTCTTCTATCAGCACACTGAGTCAGACCGCAGATATGCCTCAGACAATACTGATATTAGAACTGACGCAACAGAGGATGCAGTAACCGGTGAATTGCAGATACAGCTTAACAAGTCTTTTGACAGATACCACACTCTTGACGTTAACATATTGGGCATTTATTATAATAATCGAGTGAAATACACAGGTAATACTGTGGCCACACCGGAATTCAACCAGTTCGCTTATGGCGGCATTGTCGGATACACTTTTGCCAAAGACTGCCTTTACAGTCAATTATCGGTAGGTTTTGCCGGAGAGTCGAACAAAATCAGCGGAGTACGCACAAATAGCCTAATCCCACTGGTCAATCTCAACTCCCAGTATGCTTTTAATCAGAAAAATCAGATCAGTCTCTCGGCTATGCTGAACATACGCCCCGTTGAGGCATCTGAAAAAACGCCTGACATAATCCAGGAGAATGAACTGCTGTATAAGACTGGTAACCTTCATCTGAAAAATGTGAAAGTAAGTAAGGTCACTCTTGATTACACTTGGCTACCCAACAATAAGTTTTCATTGTCGGCATTTACAGGCTGGAGTAGAGATTTCAACCGCATAGTGCCTGTTTTCACGCCTGATGGTCCAGACGGTCTGATGATTCGCACTTTGGAAAATGACGGATATTATCAGAATTTCTATTTCGGAACGTCATTAACAGCCAAACTGCTGAACCGCTCACTGGTACTTCGAGCCACTCCGCAGATGTGGTTTGAGAAAATATCCGGAATATATGCCGATACGAACAGTTATCTGTCGCTTTCACTTAACGCTACTTATTATATCGGCAAATTCTATGTCTCGGCGTATTATTCACCTGCTTTCAGGGAGTTGGTATCACAAAGCCTTACGGCGACTTCTGTAAAGCGCAAAACCAGTTACCAACTGAAAGTCGGATGGAGCAACGGTTCATGGAATTTCACAGCAGCTGCTGTCAACATTTTCCGTCGCAATTGGATCTCCGAGACATCAAGGCTCGAAAGCAAATGGTTTGACCAGTACACGACAGAATACGGGGCTTCCAGTCATCAGTTTGTAAGCCTTACGGCAAGCTATATATTCGGCTTTGGCAAGAAGGTGCGTCGCGGAGATGAAGTGCAGACAATGGGCGCAGGAAATTCAGCCATAATGAAATAA